In Candidatus Cohnella colombiensis, one DNA window encodes the following:
- a CDS encoding efflux RND transporter permease subunit, whose protein sequence is MKFFTNFSLRNPVAVVLLVLLVAVGGVYSALQFKQEQQPEVTFPGIMVSAMYPGAAPNEVLSQVTAPMEKVLRNLEGVKNVISTSSNSISFVQLEFSFSDDMKVKQEVVRQALNEVSLPVGVHKPEVMYFSTTNQPIMYTTVSAKQGASEEQFNELVKSSLLPKLQAIDGVSKVSTTGLKDDGIYIRLDAAKMAQYNVSYEQVVMAIQANNLSMPLGELTVNQSTLPVFVQGDLRSLDQLKQWSLTPAGDVKLTDIATVEQGKELDVISLTNGSPSITVNITKSETANTVEVSDKVLKLYDEIEKEGQMQSLIMYDRASDVKESVSSLLREGLLGALFASILILFFLRNIRATIIAIVSIPLSMLIAMICLKTFTDVTLNIMTLGGLAVATGRVVDDSIVVIENLVRRMRGEKISKELIISATSEVGRAITSSTITTVAVFAPLGLLQGMIGGYFRPFAWTVAFALLSSLLVALTVVPLMGWMLMRNAKLKEHKESSISRGYKKALRWSLGHKFIVLFVAFLIFIASFVPIFAGKVGVVLLPQTDYKYMFATLSMPMGTNKESVQAEANRLNTIIEQNAAVENTNVTVGGGMFGGHESNKAEWFIGLKSDTDLDQFVDEISPKVTVAEGSEFSLVKDDMSGGNVIAVTVTGSTSADIRKATELITTTVAGLSGTKNVSNNLQDGTKGIAISVRQADAARYGLSAIQAHRLISPFLTEMPLGHIGDGNDTNELTISLNGVSLASIKDIEQLKVTAPTGDVIEVKDIAQVSEVQLPSALQLKNGAEYATVNAQITDKDPSKVNGELKDSLKALVLPDGVTYSLDGSNADVQQMMTDMMMAMLVAVGMVYIVMVIAFREGRAPLAVLFSLPFALIGGLFGTLLSGEPLSVSSMIGFLMLIGIVVTNAIVLIERVQQQIEHGATIREALVEAGGTRLRPILMTAIATICALIPLAIGMGGGSIISSGLAIVVIGGLTSSTLLTLIVVPVIYELLYFRRSRKQRKSVAPVAVEEAVA, encoded by the coding sequence ATGAAGTTTTTCACAAATTTTTCATTGCGTAATCCAGTAGCGGTAGTACTTTTGGTGCTATTGGTTGCAGTAGGCGGCGTGTATTCTGCGCTACAATTTAAACAAGAGCAGCAACCGGAAGTTACATTCCCAGGCATTATGGTGTCCGCTATGTATCCTGGTGCGGCTCCCAATGAGGTGCTTAGCCAAGTAACCGCGCCGATGGAGAAAGTACTTCGTAATCTAGAGGGTGTGAAGAATGTAATTTCCACCTCATCAAACAGCATCTCTTTTGTACAGCTAGAATTTTCTTTCAGTGATGATATGAAAGTGAAACAAGAAGTCGTCCGGCAAGCGCTGAATGAAGTTTCGCTTCCAGTGGGTGTTCATAAACCGGAAGTCATGTATTTCTCGACGACAAATCAACCGATCATGTATACGACGGTGTCTGCTAAGCAGGGCGCATCGGAGGAGCAGTTCAACGAGCTCGTGAAGAGTAGCTTGCTACCGAAGCTTCAAGCGATAGATGGCGTTAGCAAAGTCAGTACAACTGGCTTGAAGGATGATGGGATCTACATCCGCTTGGATGCTGCGAAGATGGCTCAGTATAACGTCAGTTATGAGCAAGTGGTGATGGCGATTCAAGCAAACAACTTGAGTATGCCGCTTGGAGAATTGACAGTGAATCAAAGCACGTTGCCTGTATTTGTACAAGGTGATCTCCGCAGCCTAGATCAGTTAAAGCAATGGAGTCTAACACCTGCAGGTGATGTGAAGCTAACGGATATTGCAACAGTTGAACAAGGAAAAGAGCTAGACGTAATTAGCTTAACCAATGGATCTCCTAGTATCACTGTGAATATCACGAAGTCCGAAACAGCGAACACCGTCGAGGTATCCGATAAAGTGCTTAAGCTGTATGATGAGATAGAGAAAGAGGGTCAAATGCAATCGCTCATTATGTATGATCGAGCATCTGACGTGAAAGAATCTGTAAGCAGCTTGTTGCGTGAAGGATTGCTAGGCGCATTGTTTGCATCGATACTGATCTTGTTCTTCTTAAGGAACATACGGGCGACGATTATCGCGATTGTATCGATTCCTTTATCAATGCTCATCGCTATGATTTGTTTGAAAACTTTCACTGATGTTACATTAAATATTATGACACTTGGCGGATTGGCAGTCGCTACGGGCCGTGTTGTAGATGATAGTATTGTCGTCATTGAGAATCTCGTTCGTCGGATGCGCGGAGAGAAGATTAGTAAAGAGCTGATCATCTCAGCAACGTCAGAGGTTGGTAGAGCGATCACATCGTCTACGATAACGACAGTAGCCGTATTTGCTCCACTAGGTTTGCTTCAAGGGATGATCGGTGGGTATTTCCGTCCATTTGCATGGACCGTTGCATTCGCATTATTGTCCTCTCTGTTAGTGGCCTTGACAGTTGTTCCATTAATGGGTTGGATGTTGATGCGCAATGCCAAGCTAAAAGAGCATAAAGAGTCTTCAATAAGCCGTGGGTACAAAAAAGCGTTACGTTGGTCGCTCGGACATAAGTTTATAGTATTGTTCGTTGCATTCCTGATTTTCATAGCGAGCTTTGTTCCGATCTTTGCAGGTAAAGTAGGAGTTGTGCTTCTCCCACAAACGGATTATAAATATATGTTTGCGACACTTAGCATGCCGATGGGTACGAATAAAGAATCGGTTCAAGCAGAAGCAAATCGTCTAAATACGATCATTGAACAAAACGCAGCGGTTGAAAATACGAATGTAACCGTAGGCGGTGGCATGTTCGGTGGCCATGAATCCAATAAGGCGGAATGGTTCATCGGGCTAAAATCGGATACAGATTTGGATCAATTCGTCGATGAAATCAGTCCGAAAGTAACGGTAGCAGAAGGCAGTGAGTTTTCGCTTGTGAAAGATGATATGTCGGGAGGCAACGTTATTGCCGTAACGGTGACAGGATCGACATCTGCAGATATTCGAAAGGCGACAGAACTCATTACAACAACTGTAGCTGGTCTGTCTGGAACGAAAAATGTAAGTAACAATTTGCAGGATGGTACGAAAGGAATTGCGATTTCAGTTCGTCAAGCTGACGCAGCGCGCTACGGACTGTCCGCGATCCAGGCACATCGCTTAATTAGTCCTTTCCTTACAGAGATGCCTCTGGGCCACATCGGTGATGGAAATGATACTAATGAGCTTACGATCTCACTCAATGGTGTGTCTCTTGCATCCATTAAGGATATCGAGCAACTGAAAGTAACTGCTCCGACTGGAGACGTTATTGAAGTGAAAGATATCGCACAGGTGAGTGAGGTTCAGCTCCCTAGTGCCTTGCAATTGAAAAATGGGGCAGAGTACGCAACCGTTAATGCGCAAATTACAGATAAAGACCCGAGTAAAGTGAATGGTGAATTGAAAGATTCGCTGAAGGCACTCGTGCTACCAGATGGAGTTACGTATTCCTTAGATGGAAGTAATGCTGATGTACAGCAGATGATGACTGATATGATGATGGCAATGCTAGTAGCCGTCGGAATGGTCTACATCGTCATGGTCATTGCCTTCCGTGAAGGTCGGGCCCCACTTGCAGTACTGTTCTCTTTACCTTTCGCCCTAATTGGTGGATTGTTCGGAACATTACTTTCAGGTGAGCCGCTATCGGTGTCCAGCATGATTGGATTCCTAATGCTGATCGGGATTGTCGTCACGAATGCGATTGTACTCATTGAACGAGTCCAGCAACAGATTGAGCATGGAGCTACGATACGTGAAGCACTAGTAGAAGCGGGAGGTACACGTCTACGTCCGATTCTGATGACTGCTATTGCCACAATCTGTGCGTTAATTCCACTCGCAATCGGTATGGGTGGCGGAAGCATCATTTCAAGTGGATTAGCAATCGTCGTAATCGGTGGATTAACAAGCTCCACGCTATTAACATTGATTGTCGTTCCAGTCATCTATGAGCTACTCTACTTCAGACGTTCACGTAAGCAACGTAAATCAGTAGCACCAGTTGCAGTAGAAGAGGCAGTCGCATAA
- a CDS encoding adenylosuccinate synthase, whose product MSTVVVVGTQWGDEGKGKITDFLAEKADVVARYQGGNNAGHTILIKDKKYKLTMIPSGIFNQNKLCVIGNGMVINPGALVDEIQYIRDNGFSVDNLKISDRAHVIMPYHLVLDALEEDRKADNKIGTTRKGIGPCYMDKAARNGIRIADLMVAEAFAEKARSIIADKNQVITQMYNGEPLDADSIIKEYLDYAELLRSFVTDTSVVLNDAIDEGKKVLFEGAQGVMLDIDQGTYPYVTSSNPSAGGVCIGSGVGPSKIREVIGVAKAYTTRVGDGPFPTELNDDLGQWIRDKGHEYGTVTGRPRRVGWFDSVVVRHARRVSGITGLSLNSLDVLTGLETVKICTAYRFRGDIMAHYPANLKLLEECEAIYEELPGWSEDISNAKTMEDLPVNTRNFVNRVSELTGIPIAIFSVGRNREQTNQIAAIYK is encoded by the coding sequence TTGTCAACAGTCGTAGTTGTAGGTACGCAGTGGGGAGACGAAGGAAAAGGGAAGATCACCGATTTTCTCGCAGAGAAGGCTGATGTCGTAGCCCGTTACCAGGGTGGTAACAATGCAGGCCACACGATCCTCATTAAAGACAAAAAGTATAAGCTAACGATGATACCTTCAGGCATTTTTAATCAAAACAAATTGTGTGTAATTGGGAATGGAATGGTCATTAATCCGGGTGCACTCGTCGATGAAATTCAATATATTCGCGACAACGGCTTTTCTGTCGATAACTTGAAGATTAGTGATCGCGCGCATGTCATTATGCCGTATCACCTCGTACTCGATGCACTGGAAGAAGATCGTAAAGCAGACAACAAGATTGGCACAACCCGTAAGGGAATTGGCCCTTGCTATATGGACAAAGCAGCTCGGAACGGAATTCGGATTGCAGATTTGATGGTTGCTGAGGCATTCGCTGAGAAAGCTCGCAGCATTATTGCAGATAAGAATCAAGTGATTACGCAGATGTACAATGGTGAGCCACTCGATGCAGATAGCATAATTAAAGAATATTTGGATTATGCGGAATTGCTACGCTCATTCGTCACGGATACATCTGTCGTATTGAATGATGCGATTGATGAAGGGAAAAAGGTACTATTCGAAGGTGCGCAGGGCGTTATGCTCGATATCGATCAAGGCACCTACCCTTATGTTACAAGTTCCAATCCTTCTGCTGGCGGTGTGTGTATCGGTTCTGGCGTTGGCCCCTCCAAGATTCGTGAAGTCATCGGGGTGGCGAAAGCATACACAACGCGTGTAGGAGATGGTCCATTCCCAACAGAGCTAAATGACGATCTTGGTCAATGGATTCGGGATAAAGGACATGAGTATGGTACGGTTACAGGACGTCCACGTCGTGTAGGCTGGTTCGACTCTGTTGTTGTACGTCACGCACGTCGTGTTAGTGGAATTACGGGCCTATCACTTAACTCCTTGGATGTATTGACGGGCCTTGAGACGGTCAAGATCTGTACCGCATATCGTTTCCGTGGCGACATTATGGCGCATTATCCAGCAAACTTGAAGCTGCTCGAAGAATGTGAAGCAATATACGAGGAGCTACCAGGCTGGAGCGAAGATATCTCCAATGCGAAGACGATGGAGGACTTGCCAGTAAACACACGTAATTTCGTTAATCGTGTTTCTGAGCTGACAGGTATTCCGATTGCGATCTTCTCTGTTGGACGTAACCGCGAGCAGACGAACCAAATTGCAGCTATTTATAAATAA